Part of the Vigna angularis cultivar LongXiaoDou No.4 chromosome 1, ASM1680809v1, whole genome shotgun sequence genome, AGAAATCAGTGATGGAGAAAGACATTGTGAAAAAAATAGGGGGTGATATGGTTGTAATTAAATCTCTTCAATTGTTGTTTGCAATTGTCTGAGCTGCATTGAGGGAGGCTACCAATAACCTTCATGAAGCACTGCCGGTGGATATGGGGAAGAGTGCTGGTGGAGGTGGGGAATGGGCACCAGGGGAAATGGAAGAAAGTACAAAGGTGTTGTGATTTAGGAGGAAGGAGTGGATGGAAGAAAATGAGGACAAAATTGTCCTTTCACTTTGCTTATGGAGGTGCGGGAAGAAATACCCCTCTTCTTATCTATTAAATAACTTTCAATATTCGTTTTCTGGGGTAAGGCCTGAATGACAAAATTGCATCTATTTTCAATCGCCGCTGCCAAATCAGTGATTGAATGTATGAGAATGCTTTATTTTAATTGAGTCCTAATTTTATGTTGAATTAACGCAGATTGCTCACATTATAATTAATGATGTTACAAAGTTCATTCTTTGcgattaaaattcataaattggTACGTATGAACATTGAAACTCATTTAAGTAATTACACACTCAATCAAATTTCCAAACAACATTCTTTGccaaaatcattttcaaatacATGATACCAAACGAAAATCACGTTCActtgaaattattttgtaaaattatgcttcaaaatcaatttcataagTACACATCGAAACACAAGCTCGCATAATACTGGCCTACtcacaatcataagcaattAAGCATTAACGATCTCAAGAACTAGATTCGGCCCTTCCATTAGTTGGATTTAGCAAGTCTTCTCCACGATCCCTTATTTTGAACTACAAAGATAaacataaaagaacaattaCATCAAATAATAACTTCCCATCCGATTTACCTACGGTTCACCACCAAGCTCCACTCGCAGATTGTCATACGGATATACTTTGGGTGTCTGATACAAATCAAATAACAGATAAATCAATCAACACAAGTACTAATAGCAACACAAAAATCATTGAATATGAAACATCAAAAGAGGAAAATATCAAAGGAAAGGTAGCGCAAGCAATATTGCAATTGGGATACATGGACGATAACAATAACATGCAGGACAGAGACCTCCATTAGTCCATAGACCATGACCATGCTCAACTCTAGCAAACAAACTGTACTATTCTTTCAACCAAACAGAAAAATGAGTTCAAATTTAGCTTAACGTAAAATTTAGGTTTGAATCCAGACTTAACGATAGAATCATACATCACAAATTTTGGACAACGAGAACATTGGTTAGTTGAAAATCTATGCAGGGAATTTGATTTCCATTAGCAGCTAGAGAGCAAATTTTTGGAATACATTTTAATTGCATATGAATTGTGAATGCTGTGCTCCTAATATATGATTGTGCTCCCAATATATGATTCTGGAAGTTGCTGTTACACTATGTAAAAGCAACGCTGGAGAATGGGGAACAATATCCTATCCTCTGAAAGGGCACTAGGAACAGTGAAGgctttcttcaattttaaaatgtgtaaTAACATCTTCAATCAGACGCTAGGTTCAAATTATGACATACAATGTCATCATGGTTGACAAAATACAAACATGTGATTTTGCAAACTTAAATCCCTTAATTTGACCTCAACACGTCAAGTTCGCATGCTATGATATGATATTGGTGCAATCATGAGATCCCAAAGTGCCAAATATGGCAATAACCAGACCAAATCAGAGAAAACCCACAAAAAATAATCCTTGATACCATGTATCAGAGAGCAGCTGACTTTAAAcccaggaaaaaaaaaaatcttaaccCTTGGCTGCCAAATGAATATCAGAATTTAAAGTTGCAGCAAGTGCCGAGAGGACTGTATGTGGTGATTCCCTCAACTTCTGGGTTTGTTCTGCCTCCACCTACTGCATTTCTCCCATGTTTGTATGTCCCTTGCCAATTGCTTTGTTATTTGAAAATGGAAGTGACATAAAGGTTTTGGTTCATTATACCATTAAAGTAAGGCTTCCTATATAGACCCATAATGGCTGatcaaaaaaagaaatatatagaaCATAATGAATCAGACCCTTCTCTGAAGACAAGACCCCAACATGACGCAACCTACATAGCACTCAAAGACAATTAATTGATCTAGATTCTACAAGAATTTTGAAGCTTAAAGTGTCACATTTCAGATCCACCTTAGTTCAATGACAGAGGTATTTAATCCTTATgcataaatatatgtttaacaaaaataagagtTCAAAATTTTTCATTAAACCATTAGGTTTATCAGAGTCCAATTAAAGGGTACAAAGgagttaatttttcaaatagtgttcaatttattattaaacgATGCTCATCCTGCGTAATTcctcttaaaatattaaaatggaCCAAGTTCGTATTTGTGTACGTgtaacctttctagattatgtGGTTTCATACTTCACACTAACATGGCTTTtcaaaccataaaataaaatcccTTCTAATATATATGTTTCAGTGACCAAATACCTCTGCATTTATTATGAACAAATTCTATGATTGGACAAATACAGATTCCTTCGGTCAATTTGTCAAGCAAAGGgatgtcatttttttattctctataCACATTTTTGTCTTATTAGACTGAATGAGGAACAAGAAACAAGGAAGATATACACGTTTATTCAATGCTCATTAgaacaaatatattttctctttcaatATCTCCAGTAAGTTTgttgttgaaaattttcttacACTCAATCTTGACTGGAAGGTACAACACACTTTGTTTCATAAGGCGTATTGTTTGATGCGCAGAGTAAAATTGCATTGTGAGTTATCCTATGTAGAACATATTACTACAGTGTAGAAAGCTTAGAGGGACTTAGGGAACAAATAACACTTGCAATGACAATCTAAGATTGAGATTGTTGTTGGTGTAGCCTATACTGACATAGAGAATACTTATAACATTGTAAACTTAGTATATACATTTGCTGTAAAAGGGATCGGTGTGGCTCAGTTGAGTGAACCACCACACCATAGAAGTTACATTtgggtgtttttttttcttcttccccttGCTTCCCTACCCTTATCAAAAAGCTTGTATAaccatttcaaatttatatatcttACAAAAAAGGTTTTGAAGTAGTTTTATACACACATATCCAACCCTCCTCTTCTATGTATCTTTTATTCCTTCACAACACTCTACACAATAAAAGCTATGACCAATTAGGTGTGGATGTCATATGCTTTTGTCCTGGAGTGAGCGTCCTTGTTGGTgagattattttgaaaataactaAAGAAAATGCTTATCTCAGTATATAATAGATATGTCCACAATTTAGACATATGTCAACTTAGGGTATgacttttgattattgattatgaaTTTGTTTCACAATTCTATACATTTTAGTACTTAGATTTGCCATAAATTATTTGTCCTGTGTGTACAAGGTTCAGTAGAACCAGCACCCAACTAAAAATTGCACAAGGCTCAAAggatataaattaaagaaacacATAACAACTAAAAGTGCATCGCCTAAGCAACAAACAAGAACAATAGAATCCAATTCAACCAAAATTTAGAACACTTCCTACATTAATACTCATCAATGTCGACCATTATCAGCTTcccttaaaatattttattgagaaATGCTATAATAGAATTGAAATAAGCAACATCCTAATCGCACACAAAATAGCAAAACAATCAAATCAAAGTCTACACGGAGCATAAATTCAGAGGAAATGGTTAAGGATAAAGTTAAAGTAGAAGACTTACAAACGGTATCTTGGAGGCTTTGTCATTCCACACAGCCAACAATCCCAGAGACGCAAAAAAGCTTAATCCCCCACACAGCCAGGCCAATGCTTCAtacttatttcaaaataaataaataaataaaaagaaaaggaaaaatcaaTGCTATGCATCAATATTAACGCAAAACTTCCATACGAAAATAAGATCAAAGAAAAAACAGATACCTTTCCAACAGTGTCAGCAATACGATCTATGCACGGTTCGGGAAATGGTGTCCCGTTGTCCCACAGAAGTTCCTCGTTCATGGGAAGCTGAAAGCCCCAAATTCAAAAGAGACGTTGGTTTTTAagcttttattaaaaatcaaaaatcGAATAAGATAAGTTTAGCGAAATATACAGGTTTGTCAGGAATATAGTGCTTGCCGACTGGGAGGCCCATGCCGGAGCGGAGGCGAAGAGAGGAAGCAACAGATCGGTAAACGACACCGTTTCCGCCCAAGATCCTTGATGCTACGTTCGTCAATCTCCCTGCCATGGTTGATGATTTTCTCCttctgatttttcttctttcttctccttctcccacACAACCTAATGCTACTGTCACTCGCTCACTATGCGACATCGTTTTGAGGAGTATTTGTGTTTACATTTTTACCCTTCAACGTTTCATAACTTGGACTTTTCAGTTGGGTTGGATTGGATTTTTTTTGTAAGCATAATCTACGtttgaaataattaagaaaCTTAACTTTACccgaaaaaattaaatatttcatcttactacaaataaaactaatttaaaatatataggtATGATACAAACTTAATCTTATAAAtcgattttgtaaaattaaattaaatttaaaattcacatGACTCTCTGAATTTCAAGATTCAGTTTCAAAATAATActcattaaatttcaaaatttcattatattttggAATCCAGAATATTAGTCCGATTTCATAATTATGCATTCCACTATATTCTAAAATctaattaatttgaaaacataatcaaatttcGAACTCCTTGAACATAATTCTataaaccaaattttgaaatttggaagCTACAAAATCTTTTCACATTGTTCCGAAATCCTTCTCAAATCTGATCAACagtattgaattttaaaattcaatgtaCGTAATTTGGaaatcgaattttgaaataacCAAATTCTAAAATCCATTAACATAAACCATCAAATTTCGAAATCCTTTTCCAAATCCCgtaaataaaactgaatttttaaatccaaaagaaaatataaattataaaattcggCGTCAGAAAACTCCATACCTAAAACGATAACTTTATAGATTCAATCTTCTTTTACTGTTCATGAAAAGATTATCAcctcaaataaacttcaatgaCGATCAGAAATAATAAGGGTCACAAACTTTGAGAACTCTCTTtggtaaagaagaagaaattacTTGGGAATGGAGAGTGATAAGTAAATAATGTTACCGGATGGGAGAAAAAAAGTTAGGAGGTGACAATGAATATCTTTacctaattatttaatatataatatatagggAGAATAAGAGTAAAATTTGGAGGTCGAggaataagtttttttttcgtATCAAAGAACTAGAGAGGAAAGTATGCAGAAATGCTTGTTGCCACATCgacatggtaaaaatttcaataCTTACCCTTGTTTGCTTGTCATCTATACACTTTTATCCTGATCTATCGACTGCATGTTAGTTAACTTGTACACGATTTCCATTAAGTTCTTAGGAAGCCAATATAGAATGTTTTCTTGTCAATGTCAATTTCTACCTGAAAATTATGATGAAAATCTTATAGaagtatttaattataattttatgtactaacttttatttatttataatggttactttaaaaataatatttggaaaCTGATAGTCTAAAAACAGATACcgacataaaatatttattattttcgtATTTATTAATGTTCTTTACAGTATCATCTAAATATAATCTTGTTAgtgttagttttatttataactgttttaaaatttatatttaaacaagATTATAATTATTCAATAATGGATGGCTATTTCACATTTAACCGTAGGAAGCTGAATTATTGTATGTATACatcaattttaatgtttttaaaaacattatagtCAGTCAATATTGGACCTTTCTAATACAATATGAAAGTTAATATCTCACAATTTTCAAAGAAAGGTGTTATATTGGATGTCGATTTGACATTTAACCTCATGAAACTGAATTATTGTATACCTTCTCTTAATCAGGTGCActcctctattttttttttatgaataggaaaagaaagcaaatttaaatataaagttttacAATGATGAATGCATACTCAATCATGGTTATCAAACTCGCGAGTTAACTCGGTCGAGTTTACAAGTTCACACAGTACTTTCAAGTTAACTCGTAAACAAATTCGTTTTCGAAGTAGGATCGGAGGAATCGGTGGTAGACTCGCTTAAAATCGCGAGTTTGGTTCTCATCTTGCGAGTTTGGAAAGAAATTTCGAAAACACAAAATGACTATGTTTTTAGGACTCACCATATTAGGTTTTTTAAAAGATTCACTCACTGTTCATCTTCGTTTTCAATGTTCATTTTCGTTCTCGCACTCTCGCCTTCTATCTCACTGTTTGATCTCGCCTTTCGTCGCGTTGTTCATCTCAACGTTCGAACTCGGCCTCCGTCGCGTCGTCGATCTCATTTTCGTTCCTGCCATTTGTGTCGTTTGTAAGTGCAAACCCTCGGTTGGGTTCATTGAGTTTTAATGGTTTATACCACTGACAATgcaacatatattttaaacatttttatgttGGGTTTATGGCCTTGGCGTTCTACAacatatattgttttaatgattttatgttgAGTTTATGGCACGGGAACTGCaacatatatttcttttaatgattttatgttgGTTCATTCATAGCACTACAAcatatattttaggtttaaactcttatttggtcctcatatttgttgatcaatctcaagtgggtcatcgttttttttcggtctcaattgggtccataaacttgtaaaattgagtcaattaagcTATCTCCGTTAACTTTTTACTGACAGCGTTAAACAGGTGTTTagctgtattttttttacatgttgtGGCATTGTGTATTAAATTGAACAGTGATCTGTACATTCAACAATTCCACATAGATgtgaaaattttttatatttatccttACCCAAAAGATCCTCCGATACCCACTGACCTCGACTGCCGGAAAGATTTCTCGGCTGGATCTCGCCAGCGAAGTGTTCCACCAGCCCCAATCCATTCCACACTGCAACACCCAACACCTATGGCTCTAGTTTAGTTAACGCTGCCTTCAAGGGTTCTTCTAGTTCCGTGATTGGCTTGCCAGAGAGATGCTCAAGATGAGATTCACATACTAGGACGAAGACAGGGTTTGCACCAAAAATATGAAGAGACTCATTGAATGCTATTGAAATATTCAATCTGCAAAGTCAATATAGATTATATGAAGATTTCTGAAAAGTGATAACAGGTGAAGATTgatactttgttttgtttttcttccgcCACTTCACCAGTGTCTTTGCGCACTTTAAGGTATGTTCTTCACCGCTCTAAATACTCTTTTCCATGGTTGCTTACTTTCCACTTTTCATATGCATTGCCCTAACCTCTACTATCGTCCATCCTTTTGACAAATTCTTCTATCACTAAAACCAATTTCACCGATTAcgaaattcattttatttttgtgtgtgaATATTCTTGCAAGTAAAgctgaattttttgttttgtattttctttagaCGATCTCAAGTTTATGAGATCCTATCTTCCCATCCTACTTGATCTTTTTCCTATTTTACTTTGCATTGCTAAACAGGTGAAGGATGGAGATAAATTTGGGGAAACTTGCATTTGACGTTGATTTTCATCCGTTAGATAACTTGTCGACACAGGTCTAATTAACGGGGACCTTCACCTGTACGTTGCTTTGGATTGGAGCTGCAACTTTCATAACCAACACAGTCCATCTCCACCGCCCAAAAAAACCCAAAATCACGTCACGCCTTCATCACCAACCTAGAATCACGAAGAATCCTAAAACCCCAACCTTTCCAATCTCTACGCGTTGCCTGCATTCAAACCTGCAACCAAGACAACACAAAAGATCCAGAAAAAGCCCAAAATCAAAACCCTAAGTCGCGATCTTCAATTCGCATATCAATTCGCCCAGAACCGCGACTTCAGGCACCGAGCAAGAACACGAAACGCGCAAAAGGTCGATGTATCTCAAGCCAAATTGTTGAAAACGTGGCATATGCGATGGTTAAAACGTCACAAGGGA contains:
- the LOC108325149 gene encoding NADH dehydrogenase [ubiquinone] 1 beta subcomplex subunit 8, mitochondrial, with the translated sequence MAGRLTNVASRILGGNGVVYRSVASSLRLRSGMGLPVGKHYIPDKPLPMNEELLWDNGTPFPEPCIDRIADTVGKYEALAWLCGGLSFFASLGLLAVWNDKASKIPFTPKVYPYDNLRVELGGEP